The proteins below are encoded in one region of Casimicrobium huifangae:
- a CDS encoding 2Fe-2S iron-sulfur cluster-binding protein, protein MIALVQRALQAAFMAVEARFNAFFGDRLNPFYHLGAISFFLFWIVAGSGVYLYAFFGTGVADAYLSVQALTNRQWYAGGVLRSIHRYASDAFVLTMLLHLVRHFAFDRFSGFRAFSWLTGLMLLWLVYVAGVNGYMLPWDRLAQFVIVTSFEWLDWLPGLGGTLIRNVMYPSSINDRFFSLLAFMHIGISLLVLLLMWVHVQRVPKAKTAPPRPIIVGLLLALLVLAMFAPVVSQQGPAALERAVANVDLDWFLLPLLPLIERLPARYVWTLVIGSSVLLAVLPWLRRRPVRAGAGPVHLRIAGSTRKIAVRPGETLLDAGLREGLALPFECRNGGCGVCVCTVLDGRVDHGLYQERVLPAAARNSGRALLCCATPLTDVEIELDDTATLLAPAASGVHSARVEAMEPLAPDVMRLLLATTDGQSVPFKAGQYINILLDDGQRRAFSFANPPQRADVIELHVRRIVGGRFTGHVFDQMKVGDSLRFEGPLGSFTLSESDAPILMVAGATGFAPVKSILEDAFLRGVQRPMWLYWGVRQPADFYLLDIVRDWERQHANFHFSPVVSEPVAADQWAGRIGLVHEAMLTDFPSLAGYELYVCGSVRMVDAAVPEFLAHGLSADACFSDAFVPARAALSGAEHVTRPPAHP, encoded by the coding sequence GTGATTGCATTGGTGCAGCGCGCGCTGCAAGCGGCTTTCATGGCCGTAGAGGCGCGTTTCAACGCCTTCTTTGGTGATCGGCTTAACCCTTTCTACCATCTGGGGGCGATCAGCTTCTTTCTATTCTGGATTGTGGCGGGCAGCGGCGTCTATCTGTATGCCTTCTTCGGCACTGGTGTCGCTGACGCGTATCTCTCGGTTCAAGCGTTGACAAACCGGCAGTGGTACGCGGGTGGCGTGCTCCGCAGCATTCATCGTTACGCGTCCGATGCATTCGTGTTGACCATGCTGCTGCATCTGGTGCGCCACTTCGCGTTCGACCGTTTCAGCGGGTTCCGTGCTTTCTCGTGGCTGACAGGGCTAATGCTGCTCTGGCTGGTCTATGTGGCCGGCGTCAACGGCTACATGCTGCCGTGGGACCGTCTGGCGCAATTCGTGATCGTCACGTCGTTCGAATGGCTGGACTGGCTACCCGGCCTTGGTGGGACGCTGATCCGCAATGTCATGTACCCCAGCAGCATCAACGACCGGTTCTTCTCGTTGCTGGCGTTCATGCATATCGGCATTTCACTGCTGGTGTTGCTGTTGATGTGGGTACATGTGCAGCGGGTACCAAAGGCGAAGACTGCGCCGCCACGGCCGATCATCGTAGGGCTTCTGCTGGCGCTACTGGTGCTGGCCATGTTCGCACCAGTGGTCAGCCAGCAGGGGCCAGCTGCGCTTGAGCGGGCGGTTGCAAACGTCGATCTCGATTGGTTCTTGTTGCCCTTGTTGCCCCTGATTGAACGCCTGCCAGCCCGTTACGTGTGGACGCTGGTCATCGGGAGCAGTGTGCTGCTCGCCGTGTTGCCGTGGCTGCGTCGACGACCGGTGCGAGCCGGAGCAGGGCCGGTTCACCTGAGAATAGCTGGTAGCACCCGGAAGATCGCCGTGCGGCCGGGCGAGACATTGCTCGACGCCGGATTGCGCGAAGGACTTGCCTTGCCCTTCGAATGCCGCAACGGCGGTTGTGGCGTCTGCGTGTGTACCGTCCTGGATGGCAGAGTCGATCATGGCCTCTATCAGGAACGCGTGCTCCCGGCCGCCGCTCGCAACAGCGGACGAGCGCTGCTGTGCTGCGCCACGCCCCTGACGGACGTTGAGATTGAACTGGATGACACCGCAACGCTGCTGGCACCGGCTGCCAGTGGCGTGCACTCTGCGCGTGTGGAGGCAATGGAGCCACTCGCGCCAGATGTGATGCGATTGCTGCTTGCTACAACTGATGGGCAGAGTGTGCCGTTCAAGGCTGGTCAGTACATCAACATCCTGCTCGATGATGGTCAGCGACGTGCATTCTCGTTCGCAAACCCGCCGCAACGCGCCGACGTGATTGAGCTGCATGTCCGCCGCATCGTCGGTGGTCGCTTCACTGGCCATGTCTTTGACCAGATGAAGGTGGGTGACTCGTTGCGCTTTGAAGGGCCGCTGGGAAGCTTCACTCTGTCTGAGAGTGACGCACCCATTCTCATGGTGGCGGGTGCGACGGGATTTGCGCCGGTCAAGAGCATTCTTGAGGATGCGTTCCTGCGTGGTGTCCAGCGGCCCATGTGGCTGTACTGGGGTGTGCGCCAACCGGCCGACTTCTACCTGCTTGACATCGTGCGAGACTGGGAGCGGCAACATGCCAATTTCCATTTCAGTCCTGTTGTGTCCGAACCGGTTGCGGCGGATCAGTGGGCGGGCCGGATCGGTCTGGTGCATGAAGCCATGCTGACTGATTTTCCGAGTCTGGCTGGTTATGAACTTTACGTGTGCGGCTCCGTCCGTATGGTTGATGCAGCGGTACCAGAATTCCTGGCGCACGGGCTGAGCGCCGACGCATGCTTCTCGGACGCGTTCGTGCCTGCGCGTGCCGCACTTTCGGGCGCCGAACACGTCACGCGACCGCCCGCACACCCATAG
- a CDS encoding cbb3-type cytochrome c oxidase subunit I, translating into MSTIAHPPLNDVGAPRRHSVTARTARTTYSLPVPLDSRRTMARAWLWLGLLAIAGSGLFSILLVLSRTPVVNGLLPGVDFFRTALVVHVDLSVLVWFIAIAGLMWSISGRHASVALGWVAMVLTCFGTVAMAAAAFTSDPQPVMANYIPVLDNRIFLAGLIAVAAGAGLLVLRALLAAPATGALIDGHAALRFGISAAAVASAVALLAFVWSYLVLPHSLVGKAYYEILFWGGGHALQFVWTLLMLVCWLWLGSASGAPTLLSPRLAVLMFALALIAVFVTPYAYLAYDIATVEHRNLHTWAMRLGGGLAIVPITLAVVEGLLRSRAPDAAAKPVRASLIASMLLFASGGIIGALIHGNNVKIPAHYHGCIVGVTLAFMGLVYHLLPQLGYRTVRGRLAVAQPYIYGLGQLLHIIGLVWSGGYGVQRKVAGADQVLRTAGETAGMGLMGLGGLLAIIGGMLFVVIVLRAILAQPECARQGA; encoded by the coding sequence ATGAGTACGATTGCCCACCCGCCACTCAACGACGTTGGCGCGCCGCGACGCCATAGCGTAACCGCCCGGACCGCCCGCACAACCTACAGCTTGCCGGTGCCACTGGACAGCCGCCGAACGATGGCGCGCGCTTGGCTATGGCTTGGTTTGCTGGCGATTGCCGGCTCCGGTTTGTTTTCAATACTGCTCGTACTGTCGCGCACGCCTGTTGTGAATGGGCTGCTGCCCGGCGTTGACTTCTTCCGCACGGCGCTGGTCGTGCACGTGGATCTGTCAGTGCTGGTGTGGTTTATTGCCATCGCCGGTTTGATGTGGAGCATTAGTGGACGCCACGCCTCAGTCGCGTTGGGCTGGGTGGCTATGGTGCTCACTTGTTTCGGCACTGTCGCCATGGCTGCCGCCGCCTTTACCAGTGACCCGCAACCGGTAATGGCGAATTACATTCCGGTGCTGGACAACCGAATCTTCCTTGCCGGGTTGATCGCAGTAGCAGCGGGTGCCGGCCTGCTGGTGTTGCGGGCCTTGTTGGCAGCGCCGGCCACGGGGGCGCTGATCGACGGCCACGCGGCACTGCGTTTTGGCATCAGTGCGGCGGCAGTGGCCTCCGCCGTCGCGCTGCTTGCCTTTGTCTGGTCTTATCTCGTGCTGCCGCATTCGCTGGTGGGCAAGGCTTACTACGAAATTCTGTTCTGGGGCGGTGGCCACGCGCTGCAGTTTGTGTGGACGCTGCTGATGCTGGTTTGCTGGTTGTGGCTCGGGTCTGCCTCCGGCGCCCCTACACTGCTGTCGCCGCGGCTTGCAGTCCTGATGTTTGCGCTGGCCCTGATCGCTGTGTTCGTGACGCCCTACGCCTATCTGGCGTACGACATCGCCACGGTTGAGCATCGCAACCTGCATACATGGGCGATGCGACTGGGTGGTGGGCTCGCGATTGTTCCCATCACACTTGCTGTGGTTGAGGGATTACTGCGAAGTCGTGCGCCAGATGCCGCAGCCAAACCCGTGCGCGCCTCCCTGATCGCCTCCATGTTGCTGTTTGCGTCGGGCGGCATCATCGGTGCGCTGATCCACGGCAACAACGTGAAAATTCCGGCGCACTATCACGGCTGCATCGTCGGTGTGACACTCGCGTTCATGGGGCTGGTCTACCACCTGCTGCCGCAACTTGGCTATCGCACTGTTCGCGGCCGGCTGGCGGTGGCGCAGCCCTACATCTACGGTCTGGGGCAATTGCTGCACATCATCGGGCTGGTGTGGTCGGGTGGCTATGGCGTGCAGCGCAAGGTTGCCGGCGCCGACCAGGTGCTACGAACGGCCGGCGAGACAGCAGGGATGGGCTTGATGGGGCTCGGCGGACTGCTGGCGATCATCGGAGGCATGCTGTTCGTGGTCATCGTGCTCCGCGCGATACTGGCGCAGCCCGAGTGCGCGCGCCAGGGAGCCTAG
- a CDS encoding cytochrome b N-terminal domain-containing protein, whose protein sequence is MVARKAILRVRPDSSFSTQYPVVPVLVAPQGQSGAAETWGRRFVRSLDRPFDRVFGAGESPLRHLGALGVFFFVLLSVSGAYLYAVLDTSATGAYRSIDRLTRDGSSLGGLLRGIHRYAADAMVLCTFLHLAREWLLGRFRAFRWFSWLTGVLLLLFMFSSGIGGFWLNWDQLGQFSALATAEWLDRWPIFASPLTRNFLTADAVSDRLFSLFVFVHIGVALALLLGLWFHVQRISRADVLPPQRLMLGTGVSLLLLAVLAPVVSQAPAESSVLPASLPVDWFVLFPHPLMYATTPTVLWLVVVLSIGALLALPLLSRRQRLPVAVVDPAHCNGCRRCFDDCPYAAVTMVAHIGGVQGREMAQVDTDLCASCGICVGACPSSTPFRGSEKLVTGIDLPQAPIDQLRARLRHELAGTEPHTAVVIFGCDQGARIDSLADAHTIPFSLACIGMLPPSFVEYALRDGAAAVVVTGCRARGCEFRLGAQWTEERLAGNREPHLRRGVAAVQVETVWAERGEEGRVRAAIAALRRRVSLGIEEQKAEHLQ, encoded by the coding sequence ATGGTGGCTCGGAAAGCGATTTTGCGAGTGCGTCCCGATAGCAGTTTCAGCACGCAGTATCCGGTTGTTCCGGTCCTCGTTGCACCGCAGGGCCAAAGTGGCGCAGCGGAAACGTGGGGGCGGCGGTTCGTACGCAGTCTCGACAGGCCCTTTGATCGCGTGTTTGGCGCCGGGGAGAGCCCACTGCGGCACCTGGGTGCACTCGGTGTCTTTTTCTTTGTTTTGCTGAGCGTCTCCGGTGCCTATCTCTACGCGGTGCTCGATACGTCGGCAACCGGCGCTTATCGGTCGATTGATCGGCTGACGCGGGATGGCAGTTCCCTCGGCGGACTGCTGCGTGGCATCCACCGCTACGCCGCAGATGCAATGGTGCTGTGCACATTCCTGCATCTGGCGCGTGAATGGCTGCTTGGTCGTTTTCGGGCATTCCGCTGGTTCTCGTGGTTGACGGGTGTGCTGCTGTTGCTTTTCATGTTCAGCAGTGGCATCGGTGGCTTCTGGCTTAACTGGGACCAGCTCGGCCAATTCTCGGCGTTGGCCACTGCCGAATGGCTGGATCGCTGGCCAATTTTTGCGTCCCCACTCACAAGAAACTTCCTGACCGCCGATGCGGTAAGCGATCGTCTGTTCTCGTTGTTTGTTTTCGTTCACATTGGTGTTGCGCTGGCGCTGCTGCTTGGGCTCTGGTTCCACGTCCAGCGCATCAGTCGGGCCGACGTGCTACCCCCACAGCGGCTGATGCTTGGCACTGGCGTTTCGTTGCTGCTACTTGCCGTGCTGGCGCCGGTGGTCAGCCAGGCGCCCGCCGAATCGTCGGTGTTGCCTGCGAGTTTGCCGGTTGACTGGTTCGTGCTATTTCCCCATCCCCTCATGTACGCGACCACGCCGACGGTATTGTGGCTGGTCGTTGTATTGAGCATCGGTGCACTGCTGGCGCTGCCACTGCTGAGCCGGCGGCAGCGTCTACCGGTCGCGGTAGTTGATCCGGCGCACTGCAACGGTTGCCGGCGCTGTTTCGATGACTGTCCTTATGCCGCCGTGACAATGGTCGCGCACATTGGCGGCGTGCAGGGCAGGGAGATGGCGCAGGTCGACACCGACCTGTGTGCCAGTTGTGGCATCTGCGTCGGTGCCTGCCCATCGTCGACACCATTTCGCGGCAGCGAAAAGCTGGTTACCGGGATTGACTTGCCGCAGGCACCCATCGACCAGTTGCGCGCCCGCCTGCGGCATGAGCTGGCGGGTACAGAGCCTCACACCGCGGTCGTGATCTTCGGCTGCGACCAGGGGGCGAGGATCGACAGTCTGGCCGATGCACACACGATTCCGTTCAGCCTGGCCTGCATCGGGATGCTGCCACCGTCGTTTGTCGAGTACGCATTGCGTGACGGCGCCGCGGCGGTAGTGGTTACCGGATGCCGCGCCCGTGGTTGCGAGTTCCGGCTGGGGGCGCAGTGGACGGAGGAGCGTCTGGCGGGCAATCGGGAACCGCACTTGCGCCGAGGCGTTGCCGCCGTGCAGGTTGAAACTGTCTGGGCTGAGCGCGGCGAAGAGGGCCGCGTGCGCGCGGCCATCGCCGCGCTTCGCAGGCGAGTGAGCCTCGGTATCGAGGAACAGAAAGCGGAGCACCTGCAATGA
- a CDS encoding SCO family protein, with amino-acid sequence MKRPRRRLIAGEDYIAAGRELWTSTGEVQGAVYRLLRRAVALLAILTPMVTGAADVAASAPQATVPALNQVEALRLSQGVIGKRPTDFTLLNRQGTPVRLSSFHGKPTLVSFIYTGCFQVCPTNTRSLREAVENLQSSVGRDRFNVVSIGFNQPFDSPQAMRSFAAQHAIAAPNWDFLSPPADIVGALTGDFGFSYVETPAGFDHVLAVTVVDASGAIYSQVYGDRVTPDKIGEPVRQLLRNAPVPQNAGIDDVIDRIRIICTVYDPTTGKYRYDYGLILEIAGGATFALAMCWFFIGEWWSRRRTRRGKASRLGNGGSESDFASASR; translated from the coding sequence ATGAAAAGGCCACGACGGCGACTCATTGCTGGTGAAGATTACATCGCCGCCGGGCGTGAGTTGTGGACGTCCACCGGCGAAGTGCAGGGCGCTGTCTACCGGTTGCTGCGGAGAGCGGTTGCCCTGCTTGCAATCTTGACGCCGATGGTTACTGGGGCCGCTGATGTTGCCGCTAGCGCGCCGCAAGCCACGGTACCTGCACTGAATCAGGTCGAGGCACTGCGCTTGAGTCAAGGCGTCATCGGCAAGCGGCCGACTGACTTCACTCTGTTGAATCGGCAAGGGACACCAGTCCGCTTGTCGAGCTTCCACGGCAAACCGACGCTAGTCAGTTTCATCTACACCGGCTGTTTTCAGGTTTGCCCCACCAACACCCGATCACTGCGTGAGGCGGTGGAGAATCTGCAATCGTCAGTTGGGCGAGATCGATTCAACGTGGTGAGTATCGGGTTCAACCAGCCCTTTGATTCGCCACAGGCAATGCGCAGCTTTGCCGCTCAGCACGCCATCGCAGCGCCCAATTGGGACTTCCTGAGCCCGCCTGCGGATATCGTGGGCGCACTCACCGGTGACTTTGGCTTCAGCTATGTCGAAACCCCAGCAGGTTTTGACCATGTTCTCGCGGTCACGGTGGTCGACGCGTCTGGTGCCATCTATTCGCAGGTGTACGGCGATCGGGTGACGCCAGACAAGATTGGCGAGCCGGTGCGCCAACTGTTGCGCAACGCGCCGGTGCCGCAGAACGCAGGTATCGACGATGTGATCGACCGCATCCGCATCATCTGCACCGTATATGACCCGACGACCGGCAAGTACCGCTACGACTACGGGTTGATCCTGGAGATTGCCGGCGGCGCGACGTTTGCACTGGCCATGTGCTGGTTTTTCATCGGCGAGTGGTGGTCCCGGCGGCGCACGCGTCGCGGCAAAGCCAGTCGTCTGGGCAATGGTGGCTCGGAAAGCGATTTTGCGAGTGCGTCCCGATAG
- the cyoE gene encoding heme o synthase — protein sequence MSTTLASGSSEVGRLARSVLGIFKLRIGVMIMVTGLVGALVAPTASLGVGQWLVLAMSVLMASASAGAFNQYYEFESDARMGRTRNRAFVTGALRRRPLWLAVMAAMLAGAVAAAWQVLNPLAAIFVFLGAFFYGVVYTVWLKRRTWLNIVVGGLAGSFAVLAGAAAVDTQIGALPGLLAVTLFLWTPPHFWSLAIANEAEYAAAGVPMLPVVVGPERAAQAVFVSAVLLVAGSLLPVAFGAGLVYLLCSVAGGTYFVYRAWQLTRSVNRGTAIGSFLASIVQLSAVLVGASVDAWLR from the coding sequence ATGAGCACCACACTGGCATCCGGTAGCAGCGAAGTGGGCCGCCTGGCTCGCTCGGTGCTCGGCATCTTCAAGCTGCGTATCGGGGTGATGATCATGGTCACTGGGCTGGTGGGGGCGCTGGTGGCACCGACCGCCTCGCTCGGTGTTGGCCAGTGGCTGGTACTCGCCATGTCGGTGCTGATGGCTTCGGCAAGCGCGGGCGCCTTCAACCAGTACTACGAGTTCGAGAGTGATGCCCGCATGGGGCGGACGCGCAACCGTGCGTTCGTGACCGGCGCGCTGCGCCGTCGTCCGTTGTGGCTGGCTGTCATGGCCGCAATGCTCGCAGGCGCAGTGGCGGCCGCCTGGCAAGTGCTGAATCCACTGGCGGCGATCTTTGTGTTTCTGGGGGCCTTTTTCTATGGAGTGGTGTACACGGTCTGGCTCAAGCGTCGCACCTGGCTGAATATCGTCGTTGGTGGTCTTGCTGGCAGCTTTGCCGTGCTTGCCGGTGCGGCGGCGGTAGACACCCAGATTGGCGCTTTGCCCGGGCTGCTGGCGGTGACGCTATTCCTGTGGACGCCCCCCCACTTCTGGAGCCTCGCCATCGCCAACGAAGCCGAATACGCTGCGGCAGGCGTTCCGATGCTTCCGGTAGTGGTTGGGCCTGAGCGCGCCGCACAGGCTGTATTCGTCAGCGCGGTGCTGCTGGTGGCGGGTTCATTGCTGCCGGTCGCCTTTGGTGCCGGGCTGGTGTATCTGCTTTGCAGCGTCGCCGGGGGCACTTACTTTGTCTATCGGGCATGGCAGCTGACCCGCTCGGTTAATCGCGGGACCGCCATCGGCTCGTTTCTGGCTTCGATCGTGCAGTTAAGCGCCGTACTGGTCGGTGCCAGCGTCGATGCCTGGCTTCGCTAA
- a CDS encoding cbb3-type cytochrome c oxidase subunit I, which yields MANATTYRTCPRSGLQFEASAELLIKTNAVVAVVFLLLGGILAIGVVLTRWPAVHWLEADTFYQVLTAHGIDMLIFWIIFFEVAVLYFCSSTLLRCRLATPKLAWVAFALMLIGAIMNNVAVFQGGSSVMMTSYVPMMAAPSFYLGLILFAVGALMACFIFLGTLVVAKREKTYQGSIPLVTFGAVTACIIAVFTITSGAIILIPTYLMSIGLVKQVDPLIYRTIWWAFGHSSQQINVAAHISIWYAVAAIAFGARPMSERVSRGAFLLYILFLQLASAHHLLADPGVSTAWKVVNTSYFMYFAVLASMIHGLTIPGAIEVAQRAKGFNKGLFEWLRKAPWGNPVFSGVFISLIGFGFLGGISGVMMGTEQLNMIIHNTIYVPGHFHATVVVGTTLSFMALTYFLIPVLFKREMIAPGLAKYQPYLFGLSMYFFCLVMMGAGTLGVSRRHWDMAFNGAALAYEWPGAAYLMMGLVGIAGVAAIVGGALYIYITVGSLLWGKRLDAGRQSSEFTPIPPTTPAPVVQTYGSAGFAAPGTFTLAMVFLVSFVLYYFINWKYLSQVWGLS from the coding sequence ATGGCAAACGCTACAACCTACCGTACCTGCCCGCGATCGGGCCTGCAGTTCGAGGCAAGCGCCGAGCTGCTGATCAAAACCAACGCCGTGGTCGCCGTGGTGTTCCTGCTGCTCGGCGGCATCCTTGCCATTGGCGTGGTGCTGACCCGCTGGCCCGCCGTGCACTGGCTGGAGGCCGACACCTTCTACCAGGTGCTGACGGCCCACGGCATCGACATGCTGATCTTCTGGATCATCTTTTTCGAAGTCGCCGTTCTCTACTTCTGTTCGTCCACTTTGCTGCGCTGTCGATTGGCAACACCCAAGCTGGCCTGGGTTGCCTTTGCGCTGATGCTGATAGGCGCGATCATGAACAACGTCGCCGTATTCCAGGGCGGCTCCAGCGTGATGATGACGTCCTACGTGCCAATGATGGCCGCGCCGTCGTTCTATCTGGGCTTGATCCTGTTCGCGGTAGGCGCGCTGATGGCCTGCTTCATCTTCCTCGGCACACTCGTGGTTGCCAAACGTGAAAAGACTTATCAGGGTTCAATTCCGCTGGTGACTTTTGGCGCCGTGACAGCCTGCATCATTGCGGTGTTCACGATTACCTCGGGTGCCATCATCCTGATCCCGACCTATCTGATGTCGATTGGTCTGGTGAAGCAGGTGGATCCGCTGATCTACCGCACCATCTGGTGGGCATTCGGCCATTCGTCGCAGCAGATCAACGTGGCGGCCCATATCTCGATCTGGTACGCGGTCGCGGCCATTGCGTTCGGCGCCCGCCCGATGTCGGAGCGTGTCAGTCGTGGCGCCTTCCTGCTCTACATCCTGTTTCTGCAACTGGCGAGCGCGCACCACCTGCTGGCCGATCCTGGTGTCAGCACGGCGTGGAAGGTGGTCAACACCAGCTACTTCATGTATTTCGCAGTACTGGCGTCGATGATCCATGGCCTGACCATCCCCGGTGCGATTGAGGTGGCACAACGTGCCAAAGGATTCAACAAAGGGCTCTTCGAATGGCTGCGCAAGGCGCCGTGGGGTAACCCGGTGTTCTCGGGTGTGTTCATCTCGCTGATCGGATTCGGCTTCCTTGGCGGGATCTCCGGGGTGATGATGGGCACCGAACAGCTCAACATGATCATCCACAACACGATCTACGTGCCGGGGCACTTCCACGCCACGGTGGTGGTCGGGACGACGCTGTCGTTCATGGCGCTGACCTACTTCCTGATTCCGGTGCTGTTCAAGCGCGAGATGATCGCACCGGGCCTGGCCAAGTACCAGCCGTACCTGTTCGGCCTGTCGATGTACTTCTTCTGTCTGGTCATGATGGGCGCCGGTACGCTGGGTGTGTCCCGCCGGCACTGGGACATGGCGTTTAATGGTGCAGCGCTCGCCTACGAGTGGCCGGGCGCGGCTTACCTGATGATGGGGCTGGTTGGCATCGCTGGCGTGGCGGCGATTGTCGGCGGCGCGCTCTACATCTACATCACGGTCGGTTCGCTGTTGTGGGGCAAGCGCCTGGATGCCGGTCGCCAGAGCAGCGAATTCACACCGATTCCGCCAACGACGCCGGCGCCGGTGGTACAAACCTATGGCTCTGCCGGTTTCGCGGCGCCAGGTACCTTCACGCTGGCGATGGTGTTTCTGGTGTCCTTCGTCCTGTACTACTTCATCAACTGGAAGTATCTGTCGCAGGTCTGGGGCCTGAGCTAG
- a CDS encoding cytochrome C oxidase subunit II, which yields MSAILPPAERLWWKHPLDRVEGTWIVIALVWCLIMFAMMVGWHIYGKQNLSTETYRTSVETFTAKAQAVVDKYTVRTETDAKIPVVAPPPGSDVYLIARLWSFWPIIEFEKGKTYRLHLTSLDYNHGFSLQPANINIQIVPGFEHVVTVTPNQSGTYSVVCNEYCGINHHTMVGRVYVK from the coding sequence ATGAGCGCCATACTGCCCCCGGCCGAGCGACTGTGGTGGAAGCACCCGCTGGACCGCGTTGAAGGCACCTGGATCGTGATCGCGCTGGTCTGGTGCCTGATCATGTTCGCGATGATGGTTGGCTGGCACATTTACGGCAAGCAGAACCTCTCGACCGAGACCTATCGCACCAGTGTGGAGACCTTCACCGCCAAGGCACAGGCAGTGGTCGACAAATACACCGTGCGTACCGAGACCGATGCCAAGATTCCGGTTGTTGCACCGCCCCCCGGTAGCGACGTTTACCTGATCGCCCGGTTGTGGAGCTTCTGGCCGATCATCGAATTCGAGAAGGGCAAGACCTATCGTCTGCACCTGACTTCACTCGATTACAACCACGGCTTTTCGCTGCAGCCGGCCAACATCAACATCCAGATCGTGCCGGGATTCGAGCATGTCGTGACGGTGACACCCAATCAGTCCGGCACCTATTCGGTGGTCTGCAACGAGTACTGCGGCATCAACCATCACACGATGGTGGGCCGCGTCTACGTGAAATAG
- a CDS encoding COX15/CtaA family protein, translating into MNPDPAHRRLLQRTAITGALLVICIVGLSAFMRLSADGLSCQPWPQCYAEAMHAQQQGVSRTVTVDNHVVIARVLHRLFAILLLPLTLVLLFAGFTARPQRWAGRWLAVAALAVVLFLAALGRATAGARLPAVTLGNLLGGFVLFALFWRMATLPPEPVQRRQSSPWHWLAAFGLIVQIALGALVSGSHAALSCPSLTDCQVMTPLPWSSLNPWQVPAFDPYAKPWYPEGALLHWLHRSAALFVAFAVTMSAHRRAKSGDQRGAALLIALVLVQIGLGALAVGNGLPLWAVLAHNLTAALLLAVAASPVAPATRVAA; encoded by the coding sequence ATGAACCCAGATCCAGCACATCGCCGTCTGTTGCAGCGCACCGCCATCACTGGCGCACTGCTTGTTATCTGCATCGTTGGGTTGAGCGCCTTCATGCGCCTGTCGGCCGATGGTTTGAGTTGTCAGCCCTGGCCGCAGTGCTACGCCGAGGCCATGCACGCGCAGCAACAGGGCGTCTCTCGCACCGTCACAGTGGACAACCATGTCGTCATCGCCCGCGTGTTGCATCGCCTGTTCGCAATCCTGCTTTTGCCGCTGACCCTGGTTCTGCTGTTCGCCGGATTCACCGCGCGACCGCAACGTTGGGCCGGGCGCTGGCTGGCTGTTGCAGCGCTTGCGGTTGTGCTGTTTCTCGCGGCGCTTGGCCGCGCCACAGCGGGGGCGCGATTGCCTGCGGTCACGCTGGGCAATCTGCTGGGTGGCTTCGTGCTGTTCGCGCTGTTCTGGCGCATGGCAACGCTGCCACCTGAGCCGGTGCAACGGCGCCAGTCGTCACCGTGGCACTGGCTGGCTGCGTTCGGGCTCATCGTGCAGATCGCGCTGGGTGCGCTGGTCAGCGGCAGTCATGCCGCGCTCAGTTGTCCCTCGCTGACCGATTGCCAGGTGATGACACCGCTTCCGTGGTCGAGCCTGAACCCGTGGCAGGTGCCGGCGTTCGATCCTTACGCCAAGCCCTGGTACCCAGAAGGAGCCTTGCTGCACTGGCTGCATCGCAGCGCAGCGCTGTTCGTGGCTTTCGCCGTCACCATGAGCGCACATCGTCGCGCAAAGTCCGGAGACCAGCGTGGGGCAGCACTGCTGATTGCACTTGTGCTCGTTCAGATCGGCCTCGGTGCGCTGGCCGTGGGCAACGGGTTGCCGCTATGGGCGGTGCTTGCTCACAATCTGACTGCCGCGTTGCTGCTGGCCGTCGCCGCAAGCCCAGTAGCACCGGCTACGCGCGTTGCCGCATGA